In the Oncorhynchus nerka isolate Pitt River linkage group LG2, Oner_Uvic_2.0, whole genome shotgun sequence genome, one interval contains:
- the LOC115139399 gene encoding microfibrillar-associated protein 2-like, translating to MRVLLLLSMPVLLLAQPPLYQEPFPFLEDYDPDYFPENPDTDVQQQVLLHGPRPFPEPERPGPSEPETEPTEPGPLDCREEQYPCTRLYSIHKPCKQCLNSLCFYSLRRVYVINKEVCVRTVCAHEELLRADMCRDQFSRCGVAAVSGQCGSLGSSCGKSCGGC from the exons ATGAGAGTCCTCCTACTGCTCTCCATGCCAG TCCTTCTGCTAGCCCAGCCCCCACTCTACCAAGAACCCTTTCCTTTCCTGG AGGACTATGACCCTGATTATTTTCCTG agAATCCTGACACGGATGTCCAGCAGCAGGTCTTGTTACATGGTCCTCGACCATTCCCTGAGCCAGAACGTCCTGGTCCATCTG AGCCAGAGACAGAGCCTACAGAACCTGGCCCCCTAG ATTGCCGAGAAGAGCAGTACCCCTGCACCAGACTCTACTCTATTCACAAGCCATGCAAACAGTGTCTGAATAGCCTCTGTTTCTACAG CTTGCGAAGGGTGTATGTGATCAACAAGGAGGTGTGTGTCAGGACCGTGTGTGCGCATGAAGAGCTGCTAAGAG ctgacATGTGCCGTGACCAGTTCTCTCGTTGTGGTGTAGCGGCGGTGAGTGGCCAGTGTGGGTCACTGGGGAGCAGCTGTGGGAAGAGCTGTGGAGGCTGTTGA